The following proteins are encoded in a genomic region of Candidatus Methylospira mobilis:
- a CDS encoding surface-adhesin E family protein gives MMRYFAAALMMFFTSVADAEWYVMSNVSDDGYTYYLDPATIEKNDNISRVWELVDYFEIQSQDNDKFISEKILRVYDCDADKSSIESITQYAGRMAGGKIVWSNTYRDPIWRTVVKDSLGESLLSIACRR, from the coding sequence ATGATGAGATATTTTGCTGCGGCCTTGATGATGTTTTTCACCAGCGTTGCCGATGCCGAATGGTATGTTATGAGCAATGTCAGTGATGACGGGTATACTTATTATCTGGACCCGGCCACTATCGAAAAAAACGACAATATTTCCAGGGTATGGGAGCTGGTTGATTATTTTGAAATACAAAGTCAGGACAACGACAAATTCATCTCCGAAAAAATATTGCGCGTTTATGACTGCGATGCGGACAAATCCAGTATTGAGTCCATTACGCAATATGCCGGACGCATGGCCGGTGGAAAAATCGTCTGGTCGAATACCTACAGAGATCCTATCTGGCGTACCGTGGTAAAAGATTCGCTTGGCGAATCCTTGTTAAGTATCGCCTGCCGTCGTTAA
- a CDS encoding citrate synthase — MNKTAKLDIDGHIYELPLIEGTEGEKALDVGRLRAQSGYITLDPAFANTGACQSAISFIDGELGTLRYRGIDIAELCEKSTFMEVSYLLIYGHLPGEEEYTRFKEKVHHHSLIHEDMKSFFTSYPGHAHPMAILSAMVCSLSVYHPELLQPEQSDEDRDQTITHLLSKVRVLAAFAYKRSVGEAFVYTRPELDYLSNFMHMMFTTPMRPFEPDEVIRKALDVLFILHADHEQNCSTSTVRMVGSSKANLFAALSAGICALWGPLHGGANQAVIEMLESIHASGSGTKRYVDMAKDKGNHFKLMGFGHRVYKKYDPRAAIIKKYCDQVLNHLGIDNPILEIAKELEEAALTDDYFIERQLYPNVDFYSGIIYRALKIPTNMFTVMFALGRLPGWIAHWKELVEDPGMKIARPRQIYTGSREQQYLPIDER; from the coding sequence ATGAACAAAACTGCCAAACTTGATATTGACGGTCACATCTATGAGCTACCCCTTATTGAGGGCACTGAGGGTGAAAAGGCGCTGGATGTGGGACGATTACGCGCACAATCAGGCTACATCACATTGGACCCTGCATTCGCAAATACCGGCGCATGTCAGTCCGCGATCAGCTTTATAGATGGAGAACTGGGTACTCTTCGCTATCGGGGAATAGATATCGCGGAGCTGTGCGAAAAATCGACTTTCATGGAAGTGTCTTATCTGTTGATTTACGGACATTTGCCCGGTGAGGAAGAATATACGCGTTTCAAGGAAAAAGTACATCACCATTCATTGATTCATGAGGACATGAAAAGTTTTTTCACGTCCTATCCCGGACATGCTCATCCCATGGCGATTCTTTCGGCGATGGTGTGCTCCTTGTCGGTTTACCATCCTGAATTGCTGCAACCCGAACAAAGCGACGAGGATCGTGATCAAACCATTACGCACCTGTTGTCCAAGGTGCGTGTTTTGGCCGCCTTTGCCTATAAGCGGTCGGTGGGCGAAGCATTCGTTTACACGCGTCCCGAGCTGGATTATCTTTCCAACTTCATGCATATGATGTTTACGACGCCGATGCGTCCTTTCGAGCCGGATGAAGTGATACGCAAGGCGCTTGATGTGCTGTTTATTCTGCATGCCGACCATGAGCAGAATTGCTCGACCTCTACGGTGCGTATGGTCGGTTCTTCCAAAGCCAACCTTTTTGCGGCATTATCCGCCGGTATTTGCGCATTATGGGGGCCATTGCATGGCGGAGCCAACCAAGCTGTTATTGAAATGCTGGAGTCGATACATGCTTCCGGCAGCGGCACCAAACGCTATGTCGACATGGCGAAGGATAAAGGAAACCATTTCAAACTAATGGGATTCGGACATCGGGTTTATAAAAAATACGATCCGCGTGCGGCTATCATCAAGAAATATTGTGATCAGGTACTGAATCATCTCGGCATCGATAATCCGATTCTTGAAATAGCCAAGGAACTCGAAGAAGCCGCGTTAACCGATGACTATTTCATAGAACGCCAGTTATATCCCAATGTCGATTTCTATTCCGGAATTATCTATCGCGCGCTGAAGATACCGACCAACATGTTTACCGTCATGTTTGCTCTGGGGCGTTTACCGGGGTGGATCGCGCACTGGAAAGAACTGGTTGAAGATCCGGGAATGAAAATAGCCCGGCCCAGACAGATATACACCGGTAGCCGGGAACAGCAGTATTTACCGATAGATGAACGCTGA
- a CDS encoding MFS transporter: MNHQTTVHQDKVAQIAARIERLPVSGFHRRFITLVSLGGWFDFYDIFMMAYLGAALKNSGFLNIQQFSLMISSGFLGMFAGSVLFGIGSDRFGRRTSFMFMLLIYSVFTLLGAFSHNAWELIALRFLAGLGIGAELVVIDSYVTEIIPGRLRGRYVAITQVVGFTAIPVVAGLSSLLIPTNWLLDGWRWVMVTGSAGAVLVWYLRRNLPESPRWCASTGRYEQAERIMRQIEQDVEREMDSPLPSPSATQISTRQSATPVQASIKTLWSRPYRKRTLVLTVFHCLQTVGIYGFANWAPMFMLTQGHSLEQSLDYGFWIALVSPLGPILCVLTTERIERKYALVILPLLMALSGITFPYAQSGLQIILTGAAITFFSYWFSAVLHAYQAEVFPTPIRATGVGFTYSISRLSVIASTSIITVLLQYGIMFVFAFIAACMMLIALLIGLFGERTNARLLEAVSN; encoded by the coding sequence ATGAATCATCAGACCACTGTACATCAAGATAAGGTTGCGCAGATTGCCGCTCGTATCGAGAGACTCCCTGTTTCAGGATTTCACCGGCGCTTCATAACCCTGGTATCACTGGGCGGCTGGTTCGATTTTTATGACATATTCATGATGGCCTATCTGGGCGCGGCGCTCAAAAATTCGGGTTTTCTAAACATACAGCAGTTCAGCCTGATGATTTCATCGGGGTTTCTGGGCATGTTCGCGGGTAGCGTATTGTTCGGCATAGGCAGCGACCGTTTTGGGCGGCGCACATCATTCATGTTCATGTTGCTGATTTATTCAGTATTTACGCTACTCGGCGCGTTTTCCCACAATGCCTGGGAGCTGATTGCGTTGCGCTTCCTGGCGGGCCTGGGTATCGGCGCCGAACTGGTGGTGATCGACAGCTACGTTACGGAAATAATACCCGGCAGACTGCGTGGCCGTTACGTCGCCATTACCCAGGTTGTAGGTTTCACTGCGATACCGGTAGTCGCCGGGCTATCCAGCCTACTGATTCCAACCAACTGGTTGCTGGACGGTTGGCGCTGGGTCATGGTTACAGGCAGTGCGGGCGCGGTGCTGGTCTGGTATTTACGGCGTAATTTGCCGGAATCGCCGCGCTGGTGCGCGTCGACAGGCCGTTATGAACAGGCTGAACGCATCATGCGACAGATAGAGCAGGATGTTGAACGTGAAATGGATTCTCCCCTGCCCTCGCCATCGGCGACGCAAATTTCGACCCGGCAATCCGCGACTCCTGTTCAGGCGAGCATAAAAACGCTATGGTCACGGCCTTATCGAAAACGCACGCTGGTACTGACCGTATTCCATTGTTTACAGACTGTCGGTATCTACGGCTTTGCCAACTGGGCGCCGATGTTCATGTTGACGCAAGGTCACAGCCTTGAACAGTCGCTCGATTACGGTTTCTGGATTGCATTGGTCAGCCCGCTGGGACCGATACTCTGTGTGCTGACAACGGAACGCATTGAACGCAAATACGCCCTGGTCATACTGCCGCTGCTGATGGCTCTCAGCGGCATCACCTTTCCCTATGCGCAAAGCGGACTGCAGATTATTTTAACGGGGGCTGCGATAACCTTTTTCTCATACTGGTTCTCGGCTGTGCTGCATGCTTATCAAGCCGAAGTGTTTCCTACGCCGATACGCGCCACCGGCGTCGGCTTTACCTACAGCATCAGCCGTTTGAGCGTCATTGCGTCAACTTCGATCATTACCGTGCTGTTGCAGTACGGCATCATGTTCGTATTCGCTTTCATAGCGGCATGCATGATGCTGATTGCGCTGCTGATCGGTCTGTTCGGCGAGCGCACCAATGCGAGGCTGCTGGAAGCAGTATCGAATTGA
- a CDS encoding glutamate-5-semialdehyde dehydrogenase: MNDTVSSVILRLGERAGIAARRLVGAQTAQKNLALETIAGRLEKAQADIIAANRADVAAACERRLDAAAVERLELNEKRIKAMADGLREVAALPDPVGEISGLTYRPSGIQVGRMRVPLGVIGIIYESRPNVTADAAALCLKSGNACILRGGSEAIHSNRAIAAIIRAGLLEAGLPEDSVSLVDTTDRNAVGELLRLDKYIDVIVPRGGKSLIERIMAESRIPVIKHLDGICHVYIDDKADIDKALSIALNAKTQRYGVCNAMETLLIAEGIAAAVLPPLAEQLRAKGVELRGCEQTRSLLSGCMAATEEDWATEYLAPILAIRIVNDIEEAMAHIQLYGSHHTDAIVTEDYSRARRFLREVDSSSVMVNASTRFADGFEYGLGAEIGISTDKLHARGPVGLEGLTTQKFIVLGDGQVRA, translated from the coding sequence ATGAACGATACGGTATCTTCAGTTATTTTACGCTTGGGCGAGCGGGCAGGAATTGCGGCGCGCAGGCTGGTAGGGGCGCAGACCGCACAAAAAAACCTGGCGCTGGAAACTATAGCCGGGCGACTGGAAAAAGCGCAGGCGGACATCATTGCTGCCAATCGGGCCGATGTCGCCGCGGCGTGCGAAAGAAGGCTGGATGCCGCGGCAGTCGAGCGTCTGGAACTGAACGAAAAACGCATAAAGGCCATGGCTGACGGTTTACGGGAAGTTGCGGCCTTACCCGACCCGGTCGGCGAGATAAGCGGTTTGACCTACCGTCCGTCGGGCATACAGGTCGGACGCATGCGCGTTCCGCTCGGCGTGATCGGCATCATTTACGAATCGCGCCCGAATGTGACCGCCGACGCGGCGGCGCTTTGCCTTAAATCGGGCAACGCCTGCATACTGCGTGGCGGCAGCGAAGCCATTCACTCGAATCGCGCCATTGCCGCGATCATACGCGCTGGATTATTGGAGGCCGGGTTGCCGGAGGATAGCGTGTCTTTGGTCGATACCACCGACAGGAACGCGGTAGGCGAACTGTTGCGCCTGGATAAGTATATCGACGTAATCGTACCGCGCGGCGGCAAAAGCCTGATCGAGCGCATCATGGCGGAGTCGCGCATTCCGGTGATCAAACACCTGGACGGCATCTGCCATGTCTACATCGACGACAAGGCGGATATCGATAAAGCCCTGTCCATCGCCTTGAATGCCAAGACCCAGCGTTACGGCGTATGCAACGCGATGGAAACGCTGCTGATCGCAGAAGGCATCGCCGCAGCCGTTTTGCCGCCGCTGGCGGAGCAACTGCGTGCCAAAGGCGTGGAGTTGCGCGGCTGCGAACAGACGCGCTCGCTGCTTTCCGGTTGCATGGCCGCGACGGAAGAGGATTGGGCTACCGAATATCTGGCGCCGATACTGGCGATACGCATCGTGAACGATATTGAGGAGGCCATGGCGCATATTCAGCTATACGGTTCGCATCATACCGACGCCATCGTCACCGAGGATTACAGCCGCGCGCGACGCTTTTTGCGCGAGGTCGATTCATCTTCGGTCATGGTCAATGCCTCAACGCGGTTCGCCGACGGTTTCGAATACGGCCTTGGAGCGGAAATAGGCATCAGTACCGACAAACTGCACGCGCGCGGGCCTGTCGGTCTGGAAGGATTGACCACGCAAAAGTTCATTGTGCTCGGCGATGGGCAGGTGCGCGCCTGA
- the holA gene encoding DNA polymerase III subunit delta → MKLNLEQLKAGLSKTLYPVYLAAGDEPFQLGEAMDAVRAAASAQGYSNREIFSVETGFKWSGFAVASESYSLFGDKRILDVRFNAKPDKEASQMLVNYAAQIPEDTLLLLTLPRLSNDDLKKSAWFAALEPKGVFVQVWALHGKELMSWLEHRMSHYQMLADRSGLSILAARIEGNLLAADQELQKLFILYGATRIDDDMMRRAIADSARYDIYDLTDAALTGSVARISRILFGLRAEGVAGPVVLWALTREIRALDELGRASAQGENVESVCNRLRIWNPRKTALIKALQRSDSMHRQTLMLSSARADRMIKGMANGNVWDALQDISLALAGMPQSLLQPTDLLI, encoded by the coding sequence GTGAAACTGAATCTGGAACAGTTGAAAGCCGGTTTGTCGAAGACCCTGTATCCGGTTTATCTGGCGGCAGGCGACGAGCCGTTCCAATTGGGAGAAGCCATGGATGCGGTGCGCGCCGCCGCCAGCGCGCAAGGCTATTCCAACCGCGAGATTTTTTCCGTGGAAACGGGGTTCAAGTGGTCAGGATTTGCCGTCGCGAGCGAAAGCTATTCACTGTTTGGCGATAAACGCATTCTTGATGTGCGCTTCAACGCCAAACCGGATAAGGAAGCGAGTCAAATGCTGGTCAACTATGCAGCGCAAATCCCGGAAGATACTTTGCTGCTGCTGACGCTGCCGCGTTTAAGCAACGACGATTTAAAAAAATCGGCATGGTTTGCAGCTTTGGAGCCCAAAGGCGTTTTTGTGCAAGTCTGGGCGTTGCATGGAAAGGAGCTGATGAGCTGGCTGGAGCATCGTATGAGTCATTACCAGATGCTGGCGGACCGATCCGGTTTATCGATACTGGCTGCGCGCATAGAAGGCAACCTGCTGGCGGCCGATCAAGAGCTGCAAAAACTTTTCATACTGTATGGCGCAACGCGTATCGACGACGACATGATGCGTCGGGCGATTGCCGACAGCGCGCGTTACGATATCTACGATTTGACCGATGCCGCACTGACCGGCAGCGTCGCGCGTATCAGCCGAATTCTTTTCGGTCTGCGCGCGGAAGGGGTTGCCGGACCCGTCGTGCTGTGGGCGCTGACGCGTGAAATCCGTGCGCTGGACGAACTGGGCCGGGCAAGCGCGCAAGGTGAAAACGTGGAAAGCGTCTGCAATCGCCTGCGGATATGGAATCCGCGTAAAACGGCTCTGATCAAGGCGTTGCAACGCAGCGACAGCATGCACAGGCAGACACTGATGCTGTCTTCAGCGCGGGCGGACCGCATGATCAAGGGCATGGCGAACGGCAATGTCTGGGATGCGTTGCAGGACATCAGTCTTGCGCTGGCCGGTATGCCGCAATCGCTATTACAACCGACGGATTTACTCATATGA
- a CDS encoding LPS-assembly lipoprotein LptE: protein MRFSSPVLLLLIAVAGASCGFHLRNAGLNSTQSFYVEGMPYSDPLVLDITKVTATAGGQVTANLAKADGVIHIHRAVANRRGMTLSQFGQTTMYELSYRVVYDIRSKSGEILVPQRDLEVVRDYYNSQTSPLSQAQEEGVIQQEMRVEAAQLLIRQTINALDRKKSQPTQPPAQPQ, encoded by the coding sequence ATGCGTTTCAGTTCTCCTGTGCTATTACTCCTCATCGCAGTTGCCGGGGCATCCTGCGGATTTCACCTGCGTAATGCCGGGCTGAACTCGACACAAAGCTTTTATGTCGAAGGCATGCCTTACTCCGATCCGTTGGTATTGGATATTACAAAAGTGACGGCTACGGCTGGCGGTCAGGTTACTGCCAATCTGGCTAAAGCGGACGGCGTGATACATATACATCGCGCCGTCGCTAACAGACGCGGCATGACATTGAGCCAGTTCGGACAAACAACCATGTACGAGTTAAGTTATCGCGTGGTGTATGATATACGGTCTAAATCCGGTGAAATACTGGTGCCGCAACGGGATCTGGAAGTCGTGAGAGACTACTATAACTCGCAAACATCGCCACTTTCGCAAGCCCAGGAAGAAGGCGTGATTCAGCAGGAAATGCGCGTGGAGGCGGCACAGTTGTTGATACGTCAAACCATCAACGCGCTGGATCGCAAGAAATCACAACCGACACAACCACCGGCGCAACCCCAGTGA
- the leuS gene encoding leucine--tRNA ligase, with protein METTYQPQQLEAAIQQAWQDQAVFRAIEDPAREKYYCLSMFPYPSGRLHMGHVRNYTIGDVISRFQRMQGKNVLQPMGWDAFGLPAENAAMQKGVHPADWTHENIAYMRDQLKRLGFGYDWSRELATCTPEYYRWEQWFFLRLLEKGLVYKKTSPVNWCPHDLTVLANEQVIDGCCWRCDTAVVRKEISQWFLKITEYADELLAGLEKLPGWPEQVRTMQVNWIGKSYGVRFAFPYQLEGKQELLWVYTTRADTLMGVTFCAVAPEHPLAAYAARNNPELATFILECEQSGTAEADMATMEKKGMSTGISVTHPLTGEAVPVWVGNYVLMSYGEGAVMAVPAHDERDFHFAQKYDLPIIQVLNSRTLGFGPDISEGFGDGSGYGGGHACGAGYGDGTGSGVVDTPFDQKRWQAWYAAKHEFMILVNSGKYNGLNPQDAVDAIAADLKAKNLGDKQANFRLRDWGVSRQRYWGAPIPVIYCDDCGTVPVPDDQLPVELPRDIEISGAGFPLSQMPGFIHVDCPRCGKPARRETDTFDTFMESSWYFARYASFDNTQAMLDERARYWLPVDQYVGGIEHAILHLLYARFYNKLLRDEGFLVNDEPFANLLTQGMVLKDGSKMSKSKGNTVDPQELIEKYGADTVRLFMMFAAPPEQSLEWSDSGVEGASRFLKRLWRFCAELAPVIMSTHETAADWSAMSDDEIAKQVRREIHQVLQQARHDFAKYQFNTVVSAAMKLLNALENTALRAGLGSNRGYSEALYVEGIGILLRLLSPITPHICHALWIQLGYGESILQAVWPEVSEAALQSATRQLMVQVNGKLRGQVVVSATAVREEIEAAVLADETVQRFMEGKPAKKIIVVPGKLINVVV; from the coding sequence ATGGAAACCACTTATCAACCCCAGCAACTCGAAGCAGCCATTCAACAGGCCTGGCAGGATCAGGCGGTTTTTCGTGCAATAGAAGACCCGGCACGGGAAAAGTATTATTGTCTGTCGATGTTTCCCTATCCCAGCGGCCGTTTGCACATGGGCCATGTGCGCAATTACACCATAGGTGATGTAATCAGCCGCTTTCAGCGTATGCAGGGTAAAAACGTATTGCAGCCGATGGGCTGGGATGCTTTCGGACTGCCTGCGGAAAACGCCGCGATGCAAAAAGGCGTTCACCCCGCCGACTGGACTCACGAAAACATCGCCTATATGCGCGATCAGCTCAAGCGGCTGGGTTTCGGCTATGACTGGTCGCGCGAACTGGCCACCTGCACCCCGGAGTATTACCGCTGGGAGCAATGGTTTTTTTTGCGCCTGCTGGAGAAGGGGCTGGTTTACAAAAAAACCTCGCCTGTAAACTGGTGTCCGCATGATCTGACCGTACTCGCCAACGAACAGGTCATCGACGGCTGTTGCTGGCGTTGCGATACCGCCGTGGTGCGCAAGGAAATTTCGCAGTGGTTTTTGAAAATTACCGAATATGCCGACGAACTGCTGGCCGGCCTGGAAAAGTTGCCGGGCTGGCCGGAACAGGTGCGCACCATGCAGGTCAACTGGATCGGCAAAAGCTACGGCGTGCGTTTTGCGTTTCCCTACCAGCTGGAAGGGAAACAGGAACTTTTATGGGTGTATACCACGCGCGCCGATACCTTGATGGGCGTCACGTTCTGCGCGGTTGCGCCCGAACACCCGTTGGCGGCTTATGCGGCTCGAAACAACCCGGAACTGGCAACTTTTATCCTGGAATGCGAGCAAAGCGGCACCGCCGAAGCCGACATGGCGACCATGGAAAAGAAGGGCATGTCCACCGGGATTTCCGTGACGCATCCGCTGACCGGCGAAGCGGTGCCGGTATGGGTCGGCAATTATGTGCTGATGAGCTACGGCGAAGGCGCGGTGATGGCGGTGCCGGCGCATGACGAGCGCGATTTTCACTTTGCCCAAAAGTACGATTTGCCGATTATTCAGGTTTTAAATAGCAGAACTTTGGGCTTCGGCCCCGATATCTCCGAAGGCTTTGGTGATGGTTCTGGATATGGTGGTGGTCATGCGTGTGGAGCAGGCTATGGAGATGGAACGGGTAGCGGAGTAGTCGATACGCCTTTTGATCAGAAGCGCTGGCAAGCTTGGTACGCAGCTAAACATGAGTTCATGATTTTAGTAAACAGCGGTAAATATAACGGACTTAATCCGCAAGACGCAGTAGACGCAATTGCCGCCGACCTCAAGGCCAAAAACTTGGGCGACAAACAGGCCAACTTCCGCCTGCGCGACTGGGGGGTTTCGCGCCAGCGTTACTGGGGCGCGCCGATACCGGTTATTTATTGCGACGACTGCGGCACCGTGCCGGTCCCTGACGATCAGCTTCCGGTCGAACTGCCGCGCGATATCGAAATCAGCGGCGCCGGTTTTCCGTTGTCGCAGATGCCCGGCTTTATTCATGTGGACTGCCCGCGCTGCGGCAAGCCTGCGCGCCGCGAGACGGATACGTTCGATACCTTCATGGAGTCGTCCTGGTATTTCGCGCGCTACGCATCCTTCGACAATACCCAGGCAATGCTGGACGAGCGCGCGCGTTACTGGTTGCCGGTCGACCAGTATGTCGGCGGTATCGAACACGCCATTCTGCATTTGCTGTATGCGCGTTTTTATAACAAATTGCTGCGCGATGAAGGTTTTCTGGTCAACGACGAGCCGTTCGCCAATCTGCTCACCCAGGGCATGGTGCTCAAGGACGGCAGTAAAATGTCCAAGTCCAAGGGTAATACCGTCGATCCGCAGGAGCTGATAGAAAAATACGGCGCGGATACCGTGCGCTTGTTTATGATGTTCGCCGCTCCGCCGGAACAATCGCTGGAGTGGTCCGACAGCGGCGTTGAAGGCGCGTCAAGGTTTTTAAAACGTTTATGGCGCTTCTGCGCGGAATTGGCTCCGGTGATCATGTCGACACATGAGACGGCGGCGGATTGGAGCGCGATGTCCGATGACGAGATAGCAAAGCAGGTAAGGCGCGAGATTCATCAGGTTTTGCAGCAGGCGCGCCACGATTTTGCCAAATATCAGTTCAATACTGTGGTTTCCGCGGCGATGAAACTGCTTAACGCGCTGGAAAATACCGCGTTGAGAGCCGGGCTTGGCAGCAACCGGGGTTATTCGGAAGCGCTGTATGTCGAGGGCATCGGCATATTGCTGCGTTTGCTGTCGCCAATTACGCCGCATATCTGCCATGCCTTGTGGATACAGCTAGGCTACGGCGAATCCATATTGCAGGCCGTGTGGCCGGAGGTTTCGGAAGCGGCGTTGCAATCCGCTACCCGGCAATTGATGGTGCAGGTAAACGGCAAATTGCGAGGGCAGGTCGTAGTGTCCGCAACAGCCGTCCGCGAAGAGATCGAAGCGGCTGTTTTGGCCGATGAAACGGTGCAACGCTTCATGGAGGGAAAGCCCGCAAAAAAAATAATCGTTGTGCCAGGCAAGCTAATTAATGTGGTGGTTTGA
- a CDS encoding ParA family protein, with protein sequence MRRVIFNQKGGVGKSTITCNLAAISAIDDKKTLVVDLDVQGNSTHYLLGKKITDPDQTLAYFFKEVLNMNLFGKGDDTALLEGVIHSTPFPNLYVLPSHPELEPLQSRLDARYKIYKLREALSNLQGFDHIYIDTPPVLNFYSRSGLIAAEQCLIPFDCDAFSQEALYNLLATVAEIKADHNPELRVEGIVVNQFQSRANLPASLVQQLVEQGHPVLNSKLSISVKVRESHTASKPLIHYLPDHKLTEEFIALHQELHS encoded by the coding sequence ATGCGCAGAGTCATTTTCAACCAGAAAGGCGGTGTAGGTAAATCAACGATTACCTGCAATCTGGCCGCCATCAGCGCCATCGACGATAAAAAAACCCTGGTGGTCGATCTCGATGTTCAGGGCAACTCCACGCACTATCTGCTTGGAAAAAAAATCACCGACCCCGATCAGACCCTGGCCTATTTTTTTAAAGAGGTGCTGAACATGAATCTGTTCGGCAAGGGCGACGATACCGCCCTGCTCGAAGGCGTTATCCACAGCACACCGTTTCCCAATCTCTATGTGCTGCCCTCGCACCCTGAGCTGGAACCCCTGCAAAGCCGCCTCGACGCCCGCTACAAAATCTACAAGCTGCGCGAAGCGCTCAGCAACCTGCAAGGCTTCGACCATATTTACATCGATACGCCGCCGGTACTCAATTTTTACAGCCGCTCGGGCCTGATTGCCGCCGAGCAATGTTTGATTCCGTTCGATTGCGATGCGTTTTCCCAGGAAGCGTTATACAACCTTCTGGCTACGGTAGCGGAAATCAAGGCCGACCATAACCCGGAGCTGCGTGTCGAAGGTATCGTCGTCAATCAATTCCAGAGCCGCGCCAACCTGCCCGCCAGCCTGGTGCAGCAATTGGTGGAGCAAGGCCATCCGGTTTTAAACAGCAAACTGTCCATCTCCGTAAAAGTCAGGGAGTCGCATACCGCCTCGAAGCCTCTAATTCACTATTTACCGGATCACAAACTGACGGAAGAATTTATCGCATTGCATCAGGAGCTGCACAGTTAG